In Plasmodium vinckei vinckei genome assembly, chromosome: PVVCY_01, one DNA window encodes the following:
- a CDS encoding CIR protein PIR protein: protein MTQSSDNLKDLYKEIFRINDYFYEGEQGLLLVDDKDGSLHEYCHYGRISGNGKCNSYFEMASSGVIHLLKSLEKYGLENDKLAEYAILWLSYKLDQKQKDKLTDLNKFYTDHIETNEYYNNKINGNDSLSYKEIINRNNDLMNINEISKFNDPFGILLLLYYAIDLKNWNCTKYSNDANEFVKKFEELNKDSNNKENSSFSQILSTLSNDYENIKKIYNDKKSCKISPLPQIEPIKNFVEISGKDSGQTLGQTPEGTLSSSSILNTVIPSLSTFAIPVFLGVAYKYSLFGIDKLFQRQYIRNKLKKIKKKMELNI, encoded by the exons ATGACACAGTCAAGTGATAATCTTAAGGATCTg taTAAAGAAATTTTTAGAATCAATGACTATTTTTATGAGGGGGAGCAAGGTCTATTATTAGTTGATGATAAAGACGGATCACTCCACGAATATTGCCATTACGGGAGGATCTCAGGAAATGGTAAATGTAATAGTTATTTTGAAATGGCTAGTTCTGGTGTTATTCATTTGCTAAAATCGTTAGAGAAGTATGGtttagaaaatgataaactTGCCGAATACGCTATTTTATGGTTAAGTTATAAACTAGATCAAAAGcaaaaagataaattaaccgatttaaataaattttatactgATCATATAGAAACAAATGagtattataataataaaataaatggcaATGATAGTCTGAGTTATAaggaaattataaatagaaataatgatttgatgaatattaatgaaatatcTAAATTCAATGATCCATTtggtatattattattattgtattatGCAATTGATCTTAAAAATTGGAATTGCACAAAATATTCGAATGATGCTAATGaatttgttaaaaaatttgaagaACTCAATAAAGAttctaataataaagaaaacaGTTCATTTAGTCAAATATTGTCTACATTATCAAAtgattatgaaaatataaaaaaaatatataatgataagAAATCTTGCAAAATTTCACCTCTTCCACAAATAGAacctataaaaaattttgtagAAATTTCTGGAAAAGATTCTGGACAAACATTGGGGCAGACTCCTGAAGGTACATTATCAAGTTCGTCGATATTAAACACAGTAATTCCAAGTTTATCAACATTTGCAATACCGGTTTTCTTGGGAGTTGCTTATaag tattcattatttggaATTGATAAACTATTTCAAAGacaatatataagaaacaaattaaaaaaaataaagaagaaaatggaACTTAATATATGA
- a CDS encoding fam-c protein, protein MNKRIFSLVCIILYVLLAVSIHCSEQKDDRSKASGLRSRISRVIKQIRRSNKKNDIEYKRETQSNNNNNYDYERYRGPYEDQAPFSYCCCGLC, encoded by the exons atgaataaaaggATATTTAGTTTAGTTTGTATCATCTTGTATGTCCTTTTGGCTGTGTCAATACATTGCTCGGAGCAGAAA gaTGATCGATCTAAGGCATCTGGCTTAAGAAGTAGAATCAGTCGTGTTATCAAACAAATAAGGAGaagtaacaaaaaaaatgatatagaaTATAAACGTGAAACTCaatcaaataataacaataattacGATTATGAAAGGTATCGTGGCCCCTATGAGGATCAAGCACCATTCAGTTATTGCTGTTGTGGTCTTTGTTAG
- a CDS encoding CIR protein PIR protein has product MAQPSYDLKKVYKEIFTISNYCVESKGQLTVNSNHKSIHDYCNSWRNSGKGNCDCYLQLASCGFIYLLENLKKYGLDDDKLAEYAILWLSYKLNTAPENCDMNLNNFYTEYIEKNNYYNEKIKDNGSTTYKGIIDKIKVLIDIKEISKFNDIFYTLFFSYFVIDYNNFECTNYLEFANKFVQYFQNLNNDPKNIEKSSFSQILSTLSNDYNNLKNIYENKSCKIQSIPKINPKSPVENSGQMLGETPEATSSSLSILKTVIPGLSTFFVIPVFLGVAYKYSLFGIDKLFQRQYIRNKLKKTKKKMELNI; this is encoded by the exons ATGGCACAGCCAAGTTATGATCTTAAGAAAGTg taTAAAGAAATTTTTACGATCAGTAACTATTGTGTGGAGAGTAAAGGTCAATTAACAGTTAATTCAAATCACAAATCAATCCACGATTATTGTAATTCCTGGAGGAACTCAGGAAAAGGTAATTGTGATTGTTATTTACAATTGGCTAGTTGtggttttatttatttgctagaaaatttaaagaagTATGGTTTAGACGATGATAAACTTGCCGAATATGCTATTTTATGGTTAAGTTATAAACTAAATACAGCGCCAGAAAATTGTGACatgaatttaaataatttttatactgaatatatagaaaaaaataattattataatgaaaaaataaaagataatgGTAGTACGACTTATAAGGGTATtatagataaaataaaagttttgatagatattaaagaaatatctaaatttaatgatatattttatacattatttttctcctattttgtaattgattataataatttcgAATGCACAAACTATTTGGAATTTGCTAATAAATTTgttcaatattttcaaaaccTCAATAATGATCCTAAGAATATAGAAAAGAGTTCATTTAGTCAAATATTGTCTACATTATCAAATGATtataacaatttaaaaaatatatatgaaaataaatcttGCAAAATTCAATCTATTCCAAAAATAAACCCCAAAAGTCCTGTAGAAAATTCTGGACAAATGTTGGGGGAGACTCCTGAAGCTACATCATCAAGTTTGTCGATATTAAAAACAGTAATTCCAGGTTTATCgacattttttgtaataccAGTTTTCTTGGGAGTTGCTTATAAg tattcattatttggaattgataaattatttcaaagacaatatataagaaacaaattaaaaaaaacaaagaagaaaatggaACTTAATATATGA
- a CDS encoding CIR protein PIR protein translates to MEKYQELCELFREADSYFNGKDVDTNEINKNTKVKGYCSSDGCKTNEDGINAVAKYIIIKFKRSIKTEEYNDYDEYLLMWVSDKLYKIHKKGKGKKIEKGRMDAFTLKQAYGEYLEKHKKGLNYWGLLDMNQGLKEANLKYMSEFYKLLNIICKMITDYNNGAKNSKVLKYPANCSFQYKTLYMNISECKSYLDLLNKLKGVYDDFSSNIKKNRSNNKLATNLKKLTPEDGDELEAVRGFKSYDFNRPKCKFPIKKKTAPPKASKPNPGPALPQSEHAEPQQRLQGQQAQKQEGQTPSQNDPSLPTPQTGGSSNQNEPKDSGNSKENKGGASDNTGDPNGGNGNPGAGSNDPASNTSGGYFNWGSSFFKFLLNGTENLKKTSDFIDQNQKKVKDVTDKINNAYNDVKNNLKNVYDKSSDYLNNFISNITIQLNSIGAPSKPDGNPSEPEKSINGGDSPTPQTSQITQNSKEQTTTQQSPQGTSGNKNSDKTDQQEAQKPVANPVTKQENPGTELKGNGITEIGDGYVLKEYKKIGLSIIVILIPITLTIMYKYLSSGWRKELTRKKNMKKVINSIGGKRQVQIIISSSSHKKQTKKSINSVYKEKSPSLNIYKLMQADPVPFINLFFLLIFFVYKRKRDFIEL, encoded by the exons ATGGAGAAATACCAAGAACTA TGTGAGTTATTTCGTGAAGCTGATAGTTATTTTAATGGTAAAGATGTCGATACAAAtgaaattaacaaaaacaCAAAAGTCAAAGGATATTGTAGTAGCGATGGTtgtaaaacaaatgaagATGGTATTAATGCTGTGgccaaatatataattataaaattcaaaaGGTCAATAAAAACTGAAGAGTATAATGATTatgatgaatatttattgatGTGGGTAAgtgataaattatataagatacacaaaaaaggaaaaggCAAAAAGATTGAAAAAGGCCGTATGGATGCTTTTACTTTAAAGCAGGCTTATGGAGAGTATTTAGagaaacataaaaaaggatTGAATTATTGGGGTCTTTTAGATATGAATCAGGGTTTGAAAGAAGCTAATCTTAAGTATATGAGcgaattttataaattacttaatataatatgtaaaatgATTACAGATTATAATAACGGTGCCAAAAATAGTAAAGTTCTTAAATATCCTGCCAATTGCAGTTTTCAATATAAAACCCTTTATATGAACATTTCTGAATGCAAATCATATCTTGATTTattgaataaattaaaaggtGTATATGATGATTTTAGTTCTAATATTAAGAAAAATCGTTCAAACAATAAATTAGCAACTAATCTTAAAAAACTTACACCAGAAGATGGAGACGAGTTGGAAGCGGTGCGTGGTTTTAAATCATATGACTTCAATCGTCCAAAATGTAAATTCcccataaaaaaaaaaacagcaCCCCCCAAAGCTTCAAAACCTAATCCAGGACCAGCACTACCACAATCAGAACATGCAGAACCACAACAAAGGCTGCAAGGACAACAAGCACAAAAACAAGAAGGACAAACACCTTCACAAAACGATCCTTCATTACCAACACCTCAAACAGGAGGATCAAGTAATCAAAATGAACCAAAGGATTCAGGAAAtagtaaagaaaataaaggGGGTGCAAGTGATAATACAGGAGATCCAAATGGTGGAAACGGAAATCCTGGTGCCGGATCAAATGATCCCGCATCAAATACATCAGGAGGATATTTTAATTGGGggtcatcattttttaaatttctaTTAAATGGAACggaaaatttgaaaaaaacttCCGATTTTATTGATCAAAATCAGAAAAAGGTTAAAGATGTTACGGATAAAATCAACAATGCATATAATGACGTTaagaataatttaaaaaatgtttacgATAAATCTAgtgattatttaaataattttattagtaATATAACTATTCAATTGAATAGCATCGGTGCTCCTTCTAAACCAGATGGTAACCCGTCTGAACCCGAAAAATCAATAAATGGAGGAGATTCACCAACTCCACAAACATCACAAATTACACAAAATTCTAAGGAACAAACTACAACGCAGCAATCGCCTCAGGGTACAtctggaaataaaaattctgATAAAACCGATCAACAAGAAGCTCAAAAGCCAGTAGCCAATCCAGTGACTAAACAAGAAAATCCAGGAACCGAATTAAAAGGAAATGGAATAACAGAAATTGGTGATGGATATGTATTAAAAGAATACAAAAAGATTGGATTATCAATTATAGTTATTCTAATACCAATTACTTTAACTATTATGTACAAg TATTTGTCATCTGGATGGAGAAAAGAATTGacgagaaaaaaaaacatgaaaaAGGTTATAAATTCAATTGGAGGAAAAAGACAGGtgcaaataattataagttCATCGAGTCATAAAAAACAGACTAAAAAATCTATAAATTCCGTTTATAAGGAAAAATCTCcatcattaaatatatacaaacttATGCAGGCTGATCCTGTGCcgtttattaatttattttttttattgatattttttgtttataaaagaaagCGCGATTTCAtagaattataa
- a CDS encoding fam-a protein: MNKFYIQIVFFLLSIFIYVNNKTLATELAPEENTKTKEETKTKPKRRYPTPEEIYEKNKQLLCTDPKEIENAVELMNEAIIHLAYHATSKDDYELCESNLSYNNTFSKKKHGDTVVQRISFIYYDPKKYNEIINLLWNPSFANRFNNGFVKRKIDRVYNPNLVIIQQRYKDSIFDRWKYFYALAAKVDISEKKTIIVMTSPNINDHHPSKKEYKNTIIESANLFKIDIDSSESIRSGKFEKTFLNIAGFLIEKKEWNIDITYLESIDGHTSNFKKLIIRKALVNSFH; encoded by the exons atgaataaattttatattcaaattgttttttttcttttaagcATCTTCATATAtgtgaataataaaacccTTGCAACTGAGCTGGCTCCAGaagaaaatacaaaaacaaaagaagAAACAAAAACCAAACCAAAAAGACGTTATCCTAC TCCAGAAGagatatatgaaaaaaacaagcAACTATTATGTACTGATCCCAaagaaatagaaaatgCAGTCGAACTTATGAACGAAGCTATAATACATTTAGCATATCATGCTACAAGTAAAGATGATTATGAATTATGTGAATCAAATCTAtcttataataatacttttagtaaaaaaaaacatggaGATACAGTTGTTCAAAGAAttagttttatatattatgatcCCAAAAAA TATAAcgaaataataaacttgTTATGGAATCCTTCTTTTGCAAATAGGTTCAATAATGGCTTTGTTAAAA gaAAAATTGACCGTGTGTACAACCCAAATTTAGTAATAATACAGCAACGTTACAAAGATTCGATTTTTGACCGttggaaatatttttatgctttAGCTGCAAAGGTTGAT atatcagaaaaaaaaactataatTGTCATGACTTCaccaaatataaatgatcaCCACCCTTCCAagaaagaatataaaaacacaATAATAGAAAGCGCAAATTTGTTCAAAATTGACATTGATTCTAGTGAATCTATTAGAAGTggaaaatttgaaaaaacatTTCTTAACATAGCTGGATTCCTCattgaaaaaaaggaatgGAATATTGATATCACCTATCTCGAATCT aTTGATGGGCATACTtccaattttaaaaaattaattattagaAAAGCTTTAGTTAATTCTTTTCATTAA
- a CDS encoding PIR protein CIR protein encodes MTSVTNLKTNLYSYGQTLKMCEFLIKGDSYFKGKNVDTTKINKEISIKSYCSNDDCKTNEERINALTVYIYMEFKKSIRKTYYNKYDECFLMWVSDKLFRIHNKSKGKKDKTRYIDTIILKSAYEKYLKNHKVKLDYWELFDSIKGLKEAYLRYMAEFYLLLIRICKTVVDYKDNGAGSNNLSKYSDHCLTQYRSLYLSISECNSYLRLLNKLKGIYDDFRSYAIKKNGSKNDLETNLKKLTNPDGVEMDAVRSFKPYIITKKKCYSQKKKAGPPPLQFSSKKEPPPPQSEPQPAPPSSQKSQGGSNGQDPPNISDSSKKNTGGGGSSGDVNPGDRSNGPTSSTSEGSFDWGSSIFKFILNGTEILKKTSDFIDQNQKKVKEVTDKIINVYNGAMDDLKKVYDKSNKYLNNFISNVTSHLNSIGAPSKPDGNPSEPEKSINGGDSPSQLPSNSPTAPIDPTDSSTSKKDPPPNLAPSPIPQKQPSPQSQHIIHQTPDVPAQVNQPNSQQIGQLVNSLSSNPNLKKTWNIFPTTWNGSGDCKPEIKFMNATLVCCTSKQCSLTGVSVTLILIPIILLIAYKCLSFGSSKKSEKKNMKGVIKLVDGNRKTKIIISSDDRIKRLKPVINSVGRKKDPLLNIYKLMQADPIPFINLFFLLIFFVYKRKSDCLEL; translated from the exons ATGACGTCAGTCACCAATTTAAAAACGAACTTATATTCCTATGGACAAACACTAAAAATG TGTGAATTTCTTATTAAAGGTGATAGTTATTTTAAAGGTAAAAATGTCGATACGACGAAAATTAACAAAGAAATATCCATCAAAAGTTATTGTAGTAACGATGATtgtaaaacaaatgaagAACGTATTAATGCTTTGAccgtatatatatatatggaattCAAAAAATCAATAAGAAAAacttattataataagtaTGATGAATGTTTCTTGATGTGGGTAAgtgataaattatttaggATACATAACAAAAGCAAAGGCAAAAAGGATAAAACACGTTATATTgatactattattttaaaaagtgCTTAtgagaaatatttaaagaatCATAAAGTAAAATTGGATTATTGGGAACTTTTTGATAGTATAAAGGGTTTGAAAGAAGCTTATCTTAGGTATATGGCcgaattttatttattacttaTTAGAATATGTAAAACAGTTGTAGATTATAAAGATAACGGTGCTGGAAGTAATAATCTTTCTAAATATTCTGACCATTGCCTTACTCAATATAGAAGCCTTTATTTAAGCATTTCTGAATGCAACTCATATCTTCGTTTattgaataaattaaaaggtATATATGATGATTTTAGAAGTTATGCTATTAAGAAAAATGgttcaaaaaatgatttagaAACTAATCTTAAAAAACTGACAAACCCAGATGGAGTAGAAATGGATGCGGTAAGAAGTTTTAAACCATATATAAtcactaaaaaaaaatgttattctcaaaaaaaaaaagcggGCCCACCACCATTACAATTTTCTTCAAAAAAAGAACCACCGCCGCCACAATCAGAACCACAACCAGCACCACCATCATCACAAAAATCTCAAGGAGGGTCAAATGGTCAAGATCCACCAAACATTTCAGACagtagtaaaaaaaatacaggGGGGGGTGGAAGTAGCGGAGACGTAAATCCTGGTGATAGATCAAATGGTCCCACATCAAGTACATCAGAAGGATCCTTTGATTGGGGGTCatcaatttttaaatttatattaaatggaacggaaattttgaaaaaaacttCCGATTTTATTGATCAAAATCAGAAAAAGGTTAAAGAAGTTACGGATAAAATCattaatgtatataatggCGCTATggatgatttaaaaaaggtTTACGATAAatctaataaatatttaaataattttattagtaATGTAACTAGCCATTTGAATAGCATCGGTGCTCCTTCTAAACCAGATGGTAACCCGTCTGAACCCGAAAAATCAATAAATGGAGGAGATTCACCAAGCCAGTTACCATCAAATTCACCAACTGCACCAATAGATCCAACAGATTCATCAACTTCGAAAAAAGATCCACCACCAAACCTAGCACCCAGTCCAATACCACAAAAACAACCATCTCCCCAATCGCAGCATATCATACATCAAACCCCAGATGTCCCAGCTCAAGTCAATCAACCTAACTCCCAACAAATTGGTCAATTGGTAAACTCACTAAGTTCTAACccaaatttgaaaaaaacatggAATATATTTCCAACTACATGGAATGGATCAGGGGATTGTAAACccgaaataaaatttatgaatGCCACATTAGTATGTTGTACATCTAAGCAGTGTAGTTTAACTGGTGTTTCGGTTACACTTATTTTAATAcccattattttattaattgcatataag tgTTTATCGTTTGGATCATCAAAAAAAtcggaaaaaaaaaacatgaagGGAGTTATAAAATTAGTTGATGGAAACAGaaagacaaaaataattataagttCAGATGATAGGATCAAACGCCTAAAACCGGTTATAAATTCAGTTGGTAGAAAAAAAGAtccattattaaatatatacaaacttATGCAGGCTGATCCTAtaccatttattaatttattttttttgttaattttttttgtctataaaagaaaatccGATTGTTtggaattataa
- a CDS encoding fam-a protein — MNKRYIKIALALLNIAGYIQNVAFGIGSSANGAKNSNSLRQKTVYQEYKDKECKDMYETFAAIDHAKEALPLLLKLAENTNSYSVNSTENENKTIYSKKIGNIDIGRLHLTIPLPLSLKFINGNGARLYSKYLILFEKLNIDGNHVNSQKRYALGAGIKQTNDTFVIVCPTRTLNYIGEINHETDLKEIIKNTKSIETGIDPEEALTKLADNIAEFVIKRTEDDKIHVTYINAIYDNGNSTEYAHNKRQRDHEYTKILKLSERIISNEFDYPPRKGV; from the exons atgaataaaagaTACATTAAGATTGCTTTGGCACTTTTAAATATCGCAGGATACATACAAAATGTAGCATTTGGAATCGGATCTTCTGCAAATGGTGCTAAGAACTCCAACTCCCTCCGCCAAAAAACAGt ATATCAAGAATACAAAGACAAGGAATGTAAAGACATGTATGAAACTTTTGCAGCAATAGATCATGCAAAAGAGGCGTTACCACTTTTACTAAAACTTGCTGAGAATACAAACAGTTATTCGGTTAATTCTacagaaaatgaaaacaaaacTATATATTCTAAGAAAATTGGAAATATCGATATTGGAAGGCTTCATCTTACTATTCCTCTGCCTCTAAG Tctcaaatttattaatg gAAATGGTGCTCGTTTATACTCCAAATATTTAATCTTGTTTGAAAAACTTAACATAGATGGAAACCATGTAAACTCTCAAAAAAGATATGCTTTAGGTGCAGGAATTAAA CAAACAAATGACACATTCGTAATTGTTTGTCCTACAAGAACTCTAAATTATATAGGTGAAATCAATCATGAAACTGATttgaaagaaataataaaaaatacaaaatcaATCGAAACTGGAATTGATCCTGAGGAAGCATTAACCAAATTAGCTGACAACATAGCCGAATTTGTAATTAAAAGAACCGAAGATGATAAAATTCATGTTACTTATATCAACGCT ATCTATGATAATGGCAATTCTACCGAGTATGCCCACAATAAAAGACAGAGAGATCatgaatatacaaaaatccTAAAGTTATCAGAACGCATTATATCTAATGAATTCGATTATCCTCCACGTAAAGGTGTTTAA
- a CDS encoding PIR protein CIR protein, with amino-acid sequence MENSNYNIEKVYREFATIDDYFYVTEDCGFRVNTEHTSILQYCNYSNSSGKYTSDDYFQLASCSVIHLLEMLKKYKLEDDKLAEYVILWLSYKLNAVPEKCSPTNLNDFYNSYIVKNNDYNEKIKNSGSTTYKDIIDTKKDLIDMNNNEISKFNDPFSILFYLYNVFHDNHLKCKQYSGKAKEFVRYFKELNDDSNINGNTLYKKLLSTLSDDYDNLKKIYHDTNKCTDFPSISDLTSQKSSGKDSEQPGVLSSEATSSSSSILNTVIPALSTLAIPVFLGVAYKTIYKKKIKKNKEENET; translated from the exons ATGGaaaattcaaattataatattgagAAAGTg taTAGAGAATTTGCTACGATCGATGactatttttatgtgaCGGAGGATTGTGGATTTAGAGTTAATACAGAACACACATCAATCCTCCAATATTGTAATTACAGTAATAGCTCAGGAAAATACACTTCTGatgattattttcaattggCTAGTTGTAGTGTTATTCATTTGCTAGAAATGTTAAAGAAGTATAAATTAGAAGATGATAAACTTGCCGAATACGTTATTTTGTGGTTAAGTTATAAACTAAATGCAGTGCCAGAAAAATGTAGTCCCAccaatttaaatgatttttataatagttatatagtaaaaaataatgattataatgagaaaataaaaaatagtggTAGTACGACTTATAAGGATATTATAgatacaaaaaaagattTGATcgatatgaataataatgaaatatctaaatttaatgatccatttagtatattattttatttgtataatgTATTTCATGATAATCATTTGAAATGCAAACAATATTCGGGAAAGGCTAAAGAATTTGTTCGATATTTTAAAGAACTTAATGATGATTCTAATATTAATGGAAATactttatacaaaaaattactATCTACATTATCAGATGattatgataatttaaaaaaaatatatcatgaTACTAATAAATGTACCGATTTTCCATCTATTTCAGATTTAACATCCCAAAAAAGTTCTGGAAAAGATTCTGAACAACCTGGTGTACTAAGTTCTGAAGCTACATCATCAAGTTCGTCGATATTAAACACAGTAATTCCAGCTTTATCGACACTTGCAATACCGGTTTTCTTGGGAGTTGCTTATAAg acaatatataaaaaaaaaattaaaaaaaataaagaagaaaatgaaacataa
- a CDS encoding PIR protein CIR protein — MNKDVCNLFINVDKLLIEGKVKEHEFNNSSYTKFCDKGVCSTNYDRIDALCEYLLTELPKFDKKQKGSNNNVNQNYEYVFMWLAAKFREISRDPSFSISDYYEDVIVQSGSNFNCWDKLDSKKYLKGSNLSIMSTFYYLFLDICKALVENEISKLDINKFRKIDFECYRRYKLINDEQNKCDPYIQLLTDLKKTYDEYRILAMKEVLKKDSDYKFLTFSEITNNDNHPELKFQSNGCIQLHLIFGQPRQKPKPKNPPNGSETKKESQPSNIGKELDFENIRDYSVEIFKKYSPLFNHAATRIDHHIRNMVTSNFNDMVGIGAKYLKGIEKVKFPKFQILEPNNKEKESEKSKKEKVNPPTPPQTTGGTTVCSDNILSKVLNVSGCNLIGLNRNITRLLSFKFEGNKVAIIALTVVSITIFLAIMYLYLYYGCGKPMKKKKMGNKIINLVDKKGREKRIISPIDRKRGVKTNMDSDYEEKKTIVIINPYDEKNISIQRIKHPSLKITLLNTYKHIYVNPSPFINLFFLLIFFVYKRK, encoded by the exons ATGAACAAAGATGTG tgcaatttatttattaatgttGACAAGCTTTTAATCGAGGGGAAGGTCAAAGAACatgaatttaataatagctcatatacaaaattttgTGATAAAGGAGTATGCAGTACAAATTATGATAGAATTGATGCATTATGCGAATATTTACTTACAGAATTACCaaaatttgataaaaaacaaaagggtagtaataataatgttaatcagaattatgaatatgtttttatgtGGCTAGCTGCCAAATTTCGTGAGATATCCCGTGATCCTTCCTTCAGTATAAGTGATTATTATGAGGATGTTATAGTTCAATCTGGAAGTAACTTTAATTGTTGGGACAAATTggatagtaaaaaatatttgaaggGTAGTAATCTTTCTATTATGtctacattttattatttatttctggATATATGTAAAGCACTtgtagaaaatgaaatatccAAATTagatataaacaaatttaggAAGATTGATTTTGAATGTTATAGAAggtataaattaattaacgatgagcaaaataaatgtgATCCATACATTCAATTATTGactgatttaaaaaaaacatatgatGAATATAGAATCTTAGCTATGAAGgaagttttaaaaaaagatagtgattacaaatttttaactttttcgGAAATAactaataatgataatcacccagaattaaaatttcaaaGTAATGGGTGTATACAATtgcatttaatttttggaCAACCGCGCCAAAAACCTAAACCAAAAAACCCACCAAATGGCTCAGAAACTAAAAAGGAAAGCCAGCCATCAAATATTGGTAAAGAATTAGATTTTGAGAATATTAGAGATTATTCTGTAGAGATTTTCAAGAAATATAGTCCACTATTTAATCATGCCGCTACTAGGATTGACCATCACATACGCAATATGGTAACATCtaattttaatgatatGGTTGGTATAGGTGCCAAATATCTAAAAGGTAtagaaaaagtaaaatttCCAAAATTTCAGATTCTAGaaccaaataataaagaaaaagaatctgaaaaatcaaaaaaagaaaaagtaaATCCTCCAACACCACCACAAACTACTGGAGGAACCACAGTATGTTcggataatatattatcaaagGTATTGAATGTCTCAGGATGTAATTTAATAGGATtaaatagaaatataaCAAGATTGCTgtcatttaaatttgaaGGAAATAAAGTAGCTATTATAGCTCTCACAGTTGTTTCaataactatttttttagcaattatgtatttg tatttatattatggaTGTGGAAAACCcatgaagaagaaaaaaatgggaaacaaaattataaatttagttgataaaaaaggaagGGAAAAGAGAATTATAAGCCCAATTGATCGGAAAAGGGGtgtaaaaacaaatatggATTCAGattatgaagaaaaaaaaacaatagttattataaatccatatgatgaaaaaaatatatcaatacAAAGAATAAAACATCCCTCTCTCAAAAtaacattattaaatacatacaaacatatatatgttaatcCTTCTCCATTTAttaacttattttttttgttaattttttttgtctataaaagaaaatga